The following are encoded together in the Candidatus Sysuiplasma acidicola genome:
- a CDS encoding aminotransferase class V-fold PLP-dependent enzyme: MSRFRREEFKILEHKTFLNWASMSPAPLSAVKRVREIADAAYEFESGNISGEWSERSSALRSETAKLINAGREEIAVAGSSTTQGIQLAFECVSPSPGDNVVSLNTEFPSSGFETYRWKKKGVDVRVVDCPGGAFSADDFTDVIDEKTKIVLIGSVNWVTGFRADLRRIADVVHSAGAYLVVDAVQHMGAMKLDVRETDADFVAAGGQKWMFSPFGCSVLYVKAGIRDKLNVPFPSLNNTVEPEYGWHAYFADESNDPFRVRIPVDDARRFEYGGWLNHTGMIALTESLKILNGIGADAVASRIEKLESYARDMLHSLGLNIISPENRANRSSILTFGTGNGWKKNLDMVNALHAKGFVASCRGVSGTGGIRLSIHCFNEEADIDRFAGALKKELAA, translated from the coding sequence ATGTCGCGTTTCCGCAGGGAAGAATTCAAAATACTGGAGCACAAGACTTTTCTGAACTGGGCTTCGATGTCGCCCGCGCCACTTTCTGCCGTTAAAAGAGTCAGGGAAATTGCCGATGCCGCATATGAATTTGAAAGCGGCAATATAAGCGGCGAGTGGAGCGAAAGGTCATCTGCGCTGAGGTCTGAGACTGCAAAACTGATCAATGCCGGGCGTGAGGAAATTGCTGTCGCAGGCAGCAGCACGACGCAGGGCATCCAGCTCGCGTTCGAGTGCGTATCCCCATCACCGGGAGATAATGTTGTTTCACTGAACACGGAATTCCCCTCTTCGGGATTCGAAACATACAGATGGAAGAAAAAAGGTGTCGACGTCAGAGTTGTCGACTGTCCGGGTGGAGCATTTTCGGCCGACGACTTTACGGATGTTATCGACGAAAAGACGAAAATTGTGCTGATCGGATCGGTCAACTGGGTAACCGGTTTCAGAGCGGATCTCCGGCGTATAGCGGATGTGGTGCATAGCGCAGGAGCATACCTTGTTGTCGACGCCGTTCAGCACATGGGTGCGATGAAACTCGATGTCAGGGAAACTGATGCAGACTTTGTTGCGGCCGGAGGACAGAAGTGGATGTTCTCGCCGTTCGGATGCTCCGTGCTTTACGTGAAGGCCGGCATCCGTGATAAGCTGAATGTGCCGTTCCCCAGCCTTAACAATACCGTAGAGCCGGAATACGGATGGCATGCGTACTTTGCTGATGAGAGCAATGACCCGTTCCGGGTGAGAATACCGGTTGATGACGCAAGGAGATTTGAATACGGAGGCTGGTTGAATCACACAGGCATGATAGCCCTGACGGAATCATTGAAAATACTCAACGGAATAGGCGCGGATGCTGTCGCTTCAAGAATTGAGAAACTCGAATCATATGCAAGGGACATGCTGCATTCGCTCGGTCTGAACATCATTTCGCCTGAGAACAGGGCGAACAGATCGTCCATACTCACGTTCGGTACAGGCAATGGATGGAAGAAAAATCTGGACATGGTCAATGCCCTTCACGCAAAGGGATTTGTGGCATCCTGCCGCGGTGTGTCCGGCACAGGCGGCATCAGGCTCTCCATTCACTGCTTTAATGAGGAGGCAGACATAGACAGATTCGCCGGGGCGCTGAAGAAGGAACTTGCTGCGTGA
- a CDS encoding DedA family protein: MSIPAYIISVTISIIVSIGYPGIFILMLLEGMLLPIPSEVVMAFGGYLVVNGYLHNILGIPAVVLLVLSGTVGNVAGATIAYYIGRYGGMKFIDRYGRYLFISRSSVLKAQMFFDKYGALSVFSTRLLPIFRTFISIPAGVAEMDIRKFVTYTFIGTLIWDIILVYLGYTLGSNWERSLPFFDTLTYAAAILLACLLVYWIYRMLKKKNAMMARLKEIIGIDSSGDEHKD; the protein is encoded by the coding sequence CTGTCCATTCCCGCGTACATCATTTCCGTCACCATTTCAATCATAGTCAGCATCGGTTATCCCGGCATATTCATTCTCATGCTGCTGGAAGGCATGCTGCTGCCGATACCTTCGGAAGTGGTCATGGCATTCGGCGGTTATCTCGTTGTTAACGGTTACCTCCACAACATTCTTGGTATCCCCGCAGTCGTGCTGCTTGTCCTTTCCGGAACAGTAGGCAATGTTGCCGGCGCAACGATCGCATACTACATAGGACGCTACGGCGGCATGAAGTTCATCGACAGGTACGGACGGTATCTGTTCATAAGCCGGTCCTCCGTGCTGAAAGCCCAGATGTTTTTCGACAAGTACGGCGCCCTTTCAGTTTTTTCTACAAGACTTCTTCCGATATTCAGGACGTTTATTTCCATACCTGCCGGCGTTGCAGAAATGGACATACGCAAATTCGTCACATACACGTTCATTGGAACACTGATATGGGACATCATTCTGGTCTACCTGGGCTACACGCTGGGCAGTAACTGGGAACGATCACTTCCTTTCTTCGACACGCTCACTTATGCGGCCGCCATACTGCTGGCCTGCCTGCTAGTGTACTGGATTTACAGAATGCTGAAGAAGAAGAATGCGATGATGGCCAGGTTGAAAGAAATCATAGGCATTGATTCTTCCGGCGATGAGCACAAAGACTGA
- a CDS encoding SDR family oxidoreductase, whose product MQKNRTPIKNAGRLTLSGKIVLVTGGARGIGKTVTQTLSSAGADVIIHCNASDKDAYRLLSALGGSGKGHVVRADLSQREGIERLAEEVGGITASLDGLVNNAGIYAGTSLSELEFEEWDRVLDTNLRSQVFLIKLLAGRLKKASGSVVNISSIMGIAPSAGSYPYQASKSALVHLTRGLAMELAPRVRVNCVAPGFIRTDMNRDGWKDKSFSRMVADRTLLKRWGETADIAGPVRFLLSDEASFITGQTLLVDGGKSLLG is encoded by the coding sequence ATGCAAAAGAACCGGACACCGATAAAGAATGCAGGCAGATTGACATTGAGCGGTAAAATTGTGCTTGTTACAGGCGGAGCAAGAGGCATCGGAAAGACAGTAACACAGACGCTTTCTTCTGCAGGAGCGGACGTCATCATACACTGCAATGCCAGCGATAAGGATGCGTACCGTCTGCTCTCCGCTCTGGGCGGGAGTGGAAAGGGACATGTGGTCAGGGCCGATCTGTCGCAAAGAGAGGGCATAGAAAGACTCGCTGAGGAGGTTGGCGGCATCACCGCTTCACTCGACGGACTGGTGAACAACGCCGGCATCTATGCAGGAACATCACTCAGCGAACTTGAATTCGAAGAGTGGGACAGGGTGCTTGATACAAATCTGAGATCGCAGGTCTTCCTGATTAAATTGCTTGCAGGCAGGCTGAAGAAGGCCTCAGGAAGTGTCGTCAACATATCATCAATCATGGGCATAGCGCCTTCCGCCGGGTCGTATCCATACCAGGCCAGCAAATCCGCACTGGTGCATCTGACGCGTGGACTTGCCATGGAACTGGCACCGCGCGTGAGAGTAAACTGTGTGGCGCCAGGTTTCATCAGGACGGACATGAACAGAGATGGCTGGAAGGACAAATCATTCAGCAGGATGGTTGCCGACCGCACATTGCTGAAAAGATGGGGAGAGACGGCAGACATAGCAGGCCCGGTCAGATTCCTCCTGTCAGATGAAGCTTCGTTTATTACCGGCCAGACACTCCTCGTGGATGGAGGCAAGTCGCTGCTCGGCTGA
- a CDS encoding gamma carbonic anhydrase family protein encodes MTVYAFEGRVPEIDPSAFIFDNATIIGSVKIGAEVWIGPGAVLRGDYGRVNIGSYTAVEDNCVIHARPGEITEVGEHVTLGHACIIHTGRVEDWATIGMGAVVSDFARVGRWSAIGEGAVVRSKSEIPPESVAVGIPAKVIGTISEEYRNVWIKYKENYNSFCNRYRKELHTLKV; translated from the coding sequence ATGACCGTCTACGCATTCGAAGGAAGGGTGCCGGAAATAGATCCTTCGGCATTCATTTTTGACAACGCCACAATAATCGGCTCCGTGAAAATAGGTGCAGAAGTGTGGATAGGACCCGGAGCTGTACTGAGAGGGGATTATGGCCGCGTAAACATTGGCAGCTACACGGCAGTAGAAGACAACTGCGTCATTCATGCCAGACCTGGAGAAATCACAGAAGTCGGAGAGCACGTGACCTTGGGTCATGCCTGCATCATACACACAGGAAGGGTGGAGGATTGGGCGACCATAGGGATGGGAGCTGTGGTGTCTGACTTCGCACGCGTTGGAAGATGGTCTGCCATAGGAGAGGGTGCGGTCGTCAGGAGCAAATCGGAAATTCCGCCCGAGTCGGTGGCCGTTGGCATTCCTGCAAAGGTCATCGGAACCATTTCTGAAGAGTACAGGAACGTATGGATAAAATACAAGGAAAACTACAATTCATTCTGCAACAGATACAGAAAAGAACTGCACACTTTGAAGGTGTGA
- a CDS encoding DUF1957 domain-containing protein: MSGPHLLSLLLNAHYEYPASPENGTYSHIRLYETVRDSYLQIIQTFRNIAENEGRLGISMSVSPPLLTLFSDGSFRSGFEHFMDNSVKSLTSDLRYFAESGNKEKLRVAEYWLKKYDELTFLFNDIGGDITAELARLESRGLELLTTAATNPSLHMLGNEKCIRAQITVGARAFEEHVGHAPGGIWIPGALPRGLRNGGGHIAGVKSPWKTIDDAVAAAGLSYFITDANSNNMAWDNGEADVIRPVLSERGHELHSPFILKGSNGTFAVLTGTVASAAEWHRCEGGYATDADYLESGAKSVPGGIRYWHRARDGASAEGRETYSPEAAASRVEQHASDFLGEVVEKSLSGEGAVITVAADAELFGSLWHEGPSWISKVFGKMNGSGILAKTAGECARETVSAETVSLSNLLCRFELNQDNVWNDSSRSLLKSIHDYEARHIALLHNMGLKKSGTKERIAKQAGRELLLLEGYARIPDAFPGMQAEDDAEHQLAHSGCFDRLMEIASKNDTEEEDRKFLENCEKMHPIFPKLDISTWE, translated from the coding sequence CGCACATCAGGCTTTATGAAACAGTCAGGGACAGTTACCTGCAGATTATTCAGACCTTCAGGAATATCGCTGAAAATGAGGGAAGACTTGGCATAAGCATGTCTGTATCTCCACCCCTCCTTACGCTGTTTTCAGACGGCAGCTTCAGATCGGGTTTCGAGCATTTTATGGACAACTCCGTAAAAAGCCTGACCTCAGACCTCAGATACTTTGCGGAGTCTGGTAACAAAGAGAAACTGAGAGTCGCGGAATACTGGCTTAAAAAATATGACGAACTGACATTCCTCTTCAATGATATCGGCGGAGACATAACGGCGGAACTCGCAAGACTTGAGAGCCGTGGTCTGGAATTATTGACGACTGCTGCCACCAATCCTTCGCTCCATATGCTTGGAAACGAGAAATGCATCAGGGCACAGATCACGGTGGGCGCGAGAGCTTTCGAGGAGCATGTTGGACACGCTCCCGGCGGCATCTGGATTCCTGGAGCACTCCCACGCGGTCTTCGCAATGGAGGCGGGCACATCGCAGGTGTAAAATCCCCCTGGAAGACAATCGATGACGCCGTGGCAGCGGCGGGACTGTCATACTTCATTACCGATGCGAATTCGAATAATATGGCCTGGGACAATGGCGAAGCAGATGTTATCCGCCCGGTTTTATCTGAACGTGGGCATGAACTGCATTCCCCATTTATCCTGAAAGGCAGTAATGGCACGTTCGCCGTACTTACAGGGACCGTTGCTTCTGCCGCGGAGTGGCACCGTTGTGAAGGCGGCTACGCCACAGACGCCGATTATCTGGAATCAGGCGCAAAGAGCGTTCCCGGGGGCATACGGTACTGGCACAGAGCACGTGACGGCGCATCTGCAGAAGGCAGAGAAACGTATTCACCTGAAGCTGCGGCTTCAAGAGTAGAGCAGCATGCATCCGATTTTCTGGGAGAAGTCGTAGAAAAATCATTATCGGGTGAAGGAGCTGTAATCACAGTTGCTGCGGACGCAGAACTCTTCGGCAGCCTGTGGCATGAAGGACCAAGCTGGATTTCGAAAGTGTTCGGCAAAATGAACGGTTCCGGCATATTAGCGAAGACAGCTGGAGAATGCGCCCGCGAAACAGTGTCGGCGGAAACAGTAAGCCTCAGCAATTTACTCTGCAGATTTGAGCTCAATCAGGATAACGTGTGGAACGATTCGTCCCGGAGTCTGCTGAAAAGCATTCACGATTACGAAGCCAGGCACATTGCACTTCTGCACAATATGGGTTTGAAAAAATCCGGGACGAAAGAGAGAATCGCAAAACAGGCGGGAAGAGAACTCCTGCTTCTGGAAGGTTACGCACGCATCCCGGATGCCTTTCCGGGCATGCAGGCGGAAGATGACGCCGAACATCAACTCGCACATTCAGGATGCTTCGACAGACTCATGGAGATTGCTTCGAAGAACGATACAGAAGAAGAGGACAGAAAATTCCTCGAAAACTGCGAAAAGATGCACCCCATTTTTCCGAAGCTGGATATATCCACCTGGGAGTGA
- a CDS encoding MFS transporter, producing MKGKRAFGRNSRGVYAVGFADMIRTLGRSSAVILLPVYFLTDRHADYLLIGGIIAASYLVTVPLGIIGGALSDRVGRRPLFTVMPFLSALGFATMGLEIFSNAPLSLIFLTFICATPIGNLQQTVDSAVLSDLTLPSERTRAFSILRLASNVGFSLGPALGGFVALFGYGVLMLIPAAGNIIEGVVYIMFVRETLPERGATSTAIPSLRKALIAFPSSDRPFLIIIGVMVVAQLCLGQWGTTLTLFLSSSYRLSPAQIGLMYSLNGVVVVLFQLPVSRLMNRFAELNRLIIGVAMYAVSFFMFGLFSAYPMILTAAAILTMGENIYSPTGSTLISKMAPQNRRGEYFGAYSAIGAFAAPVIVLFGSVLLTVFSRTPVVLWGIVAALGFTACLMLWKVRDVIPAERLSDEVFVERAD from the coding sequence ATGAAAGGGAAACGCGCTTTCGGCAGGAATTCACGCGGCGTGTATGCTGTCGGATTCGCAGACATGATTCGCACACTCGGCAGGTCTTCGGCAGTCATACTGCTCCCCGTATACTTCCTGACGGACAGGCATGCCGACTATCTGCTCATAGGCGGCATTATCGCGGCGAGTTATCTGGTGACGGTGCCGCTGGGCATCATCGGCGGTGCACTGTCAGACAGAGTAGGGAGGAGGCCGCTTTTCACAGTTATGCCTTTTCTGTCGGCACTGGGCTTCGCAACGATGGGCCTGGAAATATTTTCGAATGCGCCGTTGTCACTCATATTCCTGACGTTTATCTGCGCGACTCCGATAGGCAATCTGCAGCAGACGGTGGATTCGGCAGTGCTCTCAGATCTCACTCTTCCTTCTGAGAGAACCAGGGCGTTCAGCATCCTGAGGCTGGCATCAAATGTGGGATTCTCCCTTGGTCCGGCGCTGGGCGGATTCGTTGCACTGTTCGGCTACGGCGTGCTCATGCTGATACCGGCCGCCGGCAACATAATAGAGGGCGTTGTCTACATAATGTTCGTCCGGGAGACACTACCTGAAAGGGGGGCCACCAGCACAGCTATACCTTCTCTGAGAAAAGCGCTGATTGCCTTTCCCTCATCAGATCGCCCGTTCTTGATAATCATCGGAGTGATGGTTGTGGCACAGCTGTGCCTCGGTCAATGGGGAACGACTCTGACGCTGTTTCTTTCGAGCAGTTATCGTCTGAGTCCGGCACAGATTGGACTCATGTATTCGCTCAACGGCGTTGTTGTGGTGCTCTTTCAGCTGCCCGTAAGCAGGCTGATGAACCGATTCGCCGAGCTGAACAGATTGATCATTGGTGTTGCGATGTATGCTGTATCGTTCTTCATGTTCGGTCTGTTTTCGGCATATCCGATGATTCTCACTGCAGCAGCAATTTTAACGATGGGTGAAAACATCTACAGCCCAACGGGAAGCACACTGATATCGAAGATGGCGCCGCAGAACAGAAGGGGCGAGTACTTTGGTGCCTACAGCGCTATTGGCGCTTTTGCTGCTCCGGTGATTGTGCTCTTTGGCTCTGTGCTTCTCACCGTGTTTTCCCGGACTCCGGTAGTTCTCTGGGGCATCGTGGCCGCGCTTGGCTTCACCGCATGTCTGATGCTCTGGAAAGTCAGGGACGTCATACCTGCGGAAAGGCTTTCAGACGAGGTTTTTGTCGAACGAGCGGATTGA